Part of the Mycolicibacterium thermoresistibile genome, TCGCCCGTCCATTTCCCCGGAGCGCGGAGCAATCGATCGTGACCAATCCCATTCCCAGCCCTGACGCGTACAGCTCGGTACGTGCCATCACCACCCCGTCCGGCGGCCGCCGCGAGGGTCAGCCGCCCTGGAATCCCCAGCAGAACAGCTCGATGCCGGTGAGCCGGTACCGCAGCTTCGCCGACGAGGTCGAGCACATCACGCTGCCGGACCGCACCTGGCCGGACAAGGTCATCGACCGCGCCCCGCTGTGGTGTGCGGTGGACCTGCGCGACGGCAACCAGGCGCTGATCGACCCGATGAGCCCGGCCCGCAAGCGCCGCATGTTCGACCTGCTGGTGCGGATGGGCTACAAGGAGATCGAGGTCGGTTTCCCGTCCGCGTCGCAGACCGACTACGACTTCGTCCGCGAGATCATCACCGACAACGCGATCCCCGACGACGTCACCATCCAGGTGCTGACCCAGTGCCGCCCGGAGCTGATCGAGAAGACGTTCGAGGCGTGCCAGGGCGCGCCGCGGGTGATCGTGCACTTCTACAACTCGACGTCGATCCTGCAGCGGCGGGTGGTGTTCCGCGCCGACCGCGAGGAGGTCAAGCAGATCGCCGTCGAGGGCGCCCGGATGTGCCTGGCCGAGGCCGAGAAATACCCGGGCACGCTGTGGCGCTACGAGTACTCGCCAGAGTCCTACACCGGCACCGAGCTGCAGTACGCCGCCGAGGTGTGCAATGCGGTCGCCGAGGTCATCGAGCCCACCCCCGAGTGGCCGCTGATCGTCAACCTGCCCGCCACCGTGGAGATGGCCACACCGAACGTCTACGCCGACTCCATCGAGTGGATGAGCCGGCGGCTGACGCCGCGGGATTCGATCATCCTGAGCCTGCATCCGCACAACGACCGCGGAACCGCCGTCGCCGCAGCGGAATTGGGCTACCAGGCCGGCGCGGACCGGATCGAGGGCTGCCTGTTCGGCAACGGTGAGCGCACCGGCAACGTCTGCCTGGTCACGCTGGGGCTGAACCTGTTCTCCCGCGGCGTCGATCCGCAGATCGACTTCTCCAACATCGACGAGATCCGCCGCACGGTGGAGTACTGCAATCAGCTGCCGGTGCACGAACGGCACCCCTACGGCGGCGACCTGGTCTACACCGCGTTCTCCGGAAGCCATCAGGACGCCATCAACAAGGGCTTCGACCAGATGAAGATCGACGCCGACACCGCCGGCGTCGACGTCGACGATCTGCTGTGGCAGGTGCCGTATCTGCCGATCGACCCCAAGGACGTCGGCCGCACCTATGAGGCCGTCATCCGGGTGAACTCGCAGTCCGGCAAGGGCGGTGTGGCCTACATCATGAAAACCGATCACGGGCTGGTGCTGCCGCGCCGGCTGCAGATCGAGTTCTCCCAGGTGGTGCAGGCGATCACCGACGGCGAGGGCGGCGAGGTGTCGGCCAAGGAGATGTGGGACGTCTTCGCCGAGGAGTACCTGAACCCGATCCGCCCGCTGGAACGGATCCGGCAGAAGGTGATCGCCTCGGAGGTCGACGACGGCGTGGACCGGATCGAGGCCGTCGTGAAGGTCGACGGGGTCGAGAAGGAGATCGCCGGTAAGGGCAACGGGCCGCTCGCCGCGTTCGTCGACGCCCTGGGCACCGTCGGCTTCGACGTCAGCGTGCTGGACTACTCCGAACACGCCATGTCCGCCGGTGAGGAAGCGCAGGCCGCCGCGTACGTGGAGGCCGCCGTCAACGGGACGACGGTGTGGGGTGTCGGCATCGCCACCTCGATCACGACCGCGTCGCTGCGGGCGGTGGTGTCCGCGGTGAACCGGGCCGCCGCACGTAGCTAGTCCGGGCAGGACCAGCCGGTCCGGGCTAGAACAGCGCGTACTGTTCGCCGGCCTTGGTGGTGTCGACGAACTCGTCGATCTCCACCCCACCGACGACGCGGTCCAGCGCGGCCATGAACTCGGTGTCGGACATCAACGGCACCCCGAGGTCGGCGGCGTGAAATCCCTTCCCGTGCTCCGGATTCGGTTCGTTGCAGACCACCAGTGAGGTCTGCCCGGTGATGTCGTCGGTGTAGGCCAGGCCGGCGTGCAGGATGCGTTCGATGAGCTCCTCGTGGGTGTGGGTCACCTCCGCGGACAACGCCACCTGCATGCCCTGCACCAGCGGCCGGCCGGCGATGTAGCGCCCCGGATTGGTGTACCGGCACGGGATGCGGGAGGCCAGCGCCTTCAACGGCCGCAGCTGCTCATGGGTGGTGCGGCCGTTGGGCCAGTGCCGCCGGGTGACCGGCCGCAGCGGCAGCCAGGTCCGGCGTTCCCGCGCCAGCGCCAGCGTCGGTTTGAGGATCTGGGTGAGCACCAGCGCGTCGTCGAGCGCGTCGTGGGCGCGCAACTGGGTGACCCCCCAGTGCGCGGCCAGCGTCTCCAACCGCAGATTCTCGGTGCCCAGCTGCATCCGGCGGGCCAGTTCGATGGTGCACATCACCGAGTCGATCGGCAGTTCGGCGTCGATCAGCTCGGCCTCGGCCACCAGGAACGCGTAGTCGAACGCGACGTTGTGCGCCACCAGGGTGCGCCCGCGCAGGATGTCGATCAAGTCGTCGACGATGTCGGCGAACTGCGGCTGACCGGCCAGCATGTCGGCGGTGAGGCCGTGGATGTGGGTGGGGCCCGGGTCGACACCGGGGTTCAGCAGGGTGGCGACACTGCGTTCGACGTTGCCGTCGTCGCCGACCGCGAGCGCGGCGATGCTGACGATCCGGGCCTGCCCGGGCCGGAACCCCGTCGTCTCCACGTCGACGACGGCCCATCCGGCGCCCGCCTCCGAAGCCGGGCGGCCCCAACCCTGTGGAGCCCAACCCTGTGGAGTCCAGCCCTCTGGAGCCCAGCCCTGCCTCACACCTCGAGGATGACACGGGGTACCGACAATCCTCGGATCGCCGCCGCGCGTGTCGGCTTCTAGACTGCCGGGAATGGTCACCCTGCGTGGACGGCTCGCGCTGGCCGCCGGCACCGCCGCCCGTTGGGCGTCGCGGGCGACCGGCCGCGGTGAGGGCGCGATGATCGGCGGTCTGATCGCCATGACGCTCGATCGGTCGATCCTGCGTCAGCTCGGGCAGGGCCGCCGCACCGCGCTCGTCACCGGCACCAACGGAAAATCCACCACCACCCGCATGCTCGCCGCCGCCCTGGGCACGGTCGGCGGGGTCGCCACCAACGCCGAGGGCGCCAACATGGACGCCGGGCTGGTGTCCGCGCTGGCGGTCAACCGGGATGCCGGGCTGGCCGCCCTCGAGGTGGACGAGATGCACACCCCGCAGGTGGCGGACGCCCTGCGGCCCGCGGTGGTGGTGCTGTTGAACCTGTCCCGGGATCAGCTGGACCGGGTCGGTGAGATCAACCACATCGAACGCACGCTGCGCGCCGGGCTGGCCCGGCACCCCGATGCGGTGGTCGTCGCCAACTGTGACGACGTGCTGATGACCTCGGCGGCCTACGACAGCCCGAACGTGGTGTGGGTGGCCGCGGGCGCCGGCTGGGCCAACGATTCGGTGAGCTGCCCACGCTCGGGTGAGGTGATCGTGCGCGACGGCGCGCACTGGTACTCGACCGGCACCGACTTCAAGCGGCCCACCCCGCAGTGGTGGTTCGACGACACCTCGATCCACGGGCCCGACGGGCTGTGCCTGCCGATGCGGCTGGCGCTGCCGGGCGTGGTGAACCGCGGTAACGCCACCCAGGCGGTGGCCGCGGCGGTGGCCATGGGCGCCGATCCGGGCGCCGCGGTGTCGGCGGTCTCCGGTGTGGACGAGGTGGCCGGCCGGTACCGCACCGTGTCGCTCGGCGACCACACCGTGCGGGTGTTGCTGGCCAAGAATCCGGCGGGCTGGCAGGAATCGCTGTCGATGGTGGACAAGACGGCCGCCGGGGTGGTGATCGCGGTGAACGGGCAGGTCCCCGACGGTGAGGACCTGTCGTGGCTGTGGGATGTGCGGTTCGAGCATTTCGAACGGACGTCGGTGGTGGCCGCCGGGGAACGCGGCACCGATCTGGCCGTGCGGCTGACCTACGCGGATGTGGCGCACACCCTGGTGCACGACACCGTCGCGGCGATCAAATCCTGCCCGCCCGGCCACGTCGAGGTGATCGCGAACTACACGGCGTTCCTGCACCTGAATCGGCGGCTGTCATGAGTGACTCGGTTGTTCGGATCGGGCTGGTGCTGCCCGACGTGATGGGCACCTACGGCGACGGCGGTAACGCGCTGGTGCTGCGGCAACGGCTGCGCTGGCGCGGCATCGCCGCCGAGATCGTGGAGATCTCACTTGACGATCCGGTGCCGGCCACGCTCGACCTCTACACGCTCGGCGGGGCCGAGGACTACGCGCAACGGCTGGCCACCCGCCATCTGCGGCGCCATCCCGGCCTGCAGCAGGCCGCCGAACGCGGCGCCCCGGTGCTGGCGATCTGCGCGGCCATCCAGGTGTTGGGCCACTGGTATGAGACCTCCGCCGGGGAGCGGGTGGACGGGATCGGCCTGCTCGACGTGACGACGGCCCCCCAGGAGCGCCGCACCATCGGCGAGGTGGTGTCCCAGCCGCTGGTGGAGGGGTTGTCCCAACGGCTGACCGGGTTCGAGAACCACCGCGGCGGCACCGTGCTGGGGCCGGCGGCGGCGCCGTTGGCGCGGGTGATCACCGGTGCCGGCAACCGGGCCGGCGACGGTTACGACGGGGTGGTGCAGGGCAGTGTGATCGCCACCTATCTGCACGGCCCCTGTCTGGCCCGCAACCCGGAGTTGGCCGACCTGCTGCTGTCGCGGGTGGTGGGCCCGCTGGCTCCGCTGGACCTGCCCGAGGTCGAGCAGCTGCGCCGGGAGCGGCTGGCCGCCGCCCGCCGCTAGCTGTCCCCCCGCACGCATGTTCTGCGGGAAACCGCAGGATCAGGTCATGGCGCGACGGCCGACCAGCGCCCGCCCCAGGGTCAGCTCGTCGGCGAACTCCAGGTCGCCGCCCATCGGCAGCCCGGACGCGATGCGGGTGACGGTGAGCCCCGGGATGTCCCGCAGAATCCGCACCAGGTACGTCGCGGTGGCCTCCCCCTCGGTGTTCGGGTCGGTGGCGATGATGACCTCGGTGATGTCCACCCCGTCGACCCGTTCCCCGATCCGGTTCAACAACTCCCGGATCCGCAGCTGCTCGGGGCCGATCCCGGACAGCGGGTCCAACGCCCCGCCCAGGACGTGGTAGCGGCCGCGGAATTCGCGGGTGCGTTCGACGGCCTGCACATCCTTGGGTTCCTCCACCACACACACCAGCGACGCGTCGCGGCGGCTGTCGCTGCAGATGCGGCAGCGCTGCGCGTCGGAGACGTTGCCGCACACCTCGCAGAACGTCACCCCGTCGCGCACCCGGTTCAGCGCGGCGGTGAGCCGGTCGATCTCCGGCGGTTCGACGCTGAGCAGGTGGAATGCGATCCGTTGCGCGCTCTTGGGCCCGATACCGGGCAGCTTGCCCAGTTCGTCGATCAGATCCTGGACAGGTCCCTCGAACACCTAGAGTCCACTCACATCCCCGGCAGCCCGAAGCCGCTCATCCCGCCGGCCAGCGGACCCAGCCGGTCCTGGGCCAGGATCGTCACCTGCTTCGACGCGTCCGCGATGGCGCCGACGATCAGATCCTGCAGGGTCTCGACGTCGTCGGGGTCGACGACCTTCGGGTCGATCGTCACCGCGACCACCTCGCCGCTGCCCTTCATGGTGACCTGGACCAGACCGCCCCCGGCCTGTCCGTGCACCTCGCTGTTGGCCAGGGCCTCCTGCGCCTCCATCAGCTGCTGCTGGACCTGCTGTGCCTGTGCCAGCAGCGCTGACATGTCGGGCTGACCTCCGGGCTGCATGACTAGTCCCCTCGCGTCGTGATCAAGAACGGGTCTCGACTTGGTTTCACCCGCAGATATCGGGCGCTTAGGCCTTTCAGCGTAATCGTCGTGCGGGCTACGGTGACGGCCGTGCCTGCCTGCCTGCGTGTCGGAGCCGCGTTCACGATGCGCGGCGTAGCCGTTGCCGTCGCCACCGTGTTGATCGCCGCCTCGGTGCCGGCGTCCCCCGCCGCCGCGGCGCCGTCGGCTCTGGCCGGGCGCATCGTCTTCCTCGACCCGGGCCACAACGGCGCCAACGACGCCTCGATCAACCGCCAGGTGCCCACCGGCCGCGGCGGCACCAAGGAGTGCCAGACCTCCGGCAGCAGCACCGACGACGGCTATCCCGAGCACACCTTCAACTGGGACACCACGCTGCGGATCCGGGCCGCGCTGCATCAGCTGGGTGTGCGCACCGCGATGTCGCGCGGCAACGACAACGCGCTCGGGCCGTGTGTCGACGAACGCGCCGCGATGGCCAACAGCCTCAAGCCGGACGCGATCGTGTCGATCCACGCCGACGGCGGCCCGCCCACCGGCCGCGGGTTCCACGTGCTGTACTCGTCGCCACCGCTCAACGCGGTGCAGGCCGGCCCGTCGGTGCAGTTTGCCAAGATCATGCGCGATCAGCTCGCCGCGTCCGGCATCCCGCCGTCGACCTACATCGGTTCGAACGGGCTGAACCCGCGTGCCGACATCGCCGGGCTCAACCATGCGCAGTATCCGGCGATCCTGGTGGAGCTGGGCAACATGAAGAACCCGGTCGACTCGGCGTTGATGAAAGCCCCGGAGGGCCGGCAGAAGTACGCCGACGCCGTGGTCCGGGGGATCGCGGCGTTCCTGTCCGCCCAGGCGCGGGTCCGCTGAGCCGCGCGTCAGGTTCCCTTCTGCTCGATCTCCCTCTTGAGGTTCTCCAGCACCTCGGCCTGGATCTTGCGCAACCCCAGCGGGGCGAAGATCTTCTCGAAGATGCCCTTGACGCCGCCCGCGCCGGTCCAGCTGGTCTTGACGGTCACCGTCGAACCGGCCGGTCCCGCGGGTGCGACGGTCCAGTTGGTCACCATCGAGGAGTTGGCGTCCTTCTCGATGACGGTGCGGCCGGCCACGTCGACGGTGGCTCTGACGTCCCGCACCCGCGACTCGGTGGCCTGCAGTTTCCAGGTGACCACGGTGCCGGCGCCCTGACCGCCCTCGAGCACCTGATACCCGCTGTAGTGCGAGGTGAGGATCTTCGGCCGCACCGTTTCGTAGTCACTGATCGCCGTGAGCACCGCCTGCGGTTCGGCATCGATCAACACCGTGTTCGACGCGCTGACCTGTCCCATCGAATGCACACTCCTCGTGTCGTGATGCGGTCGCATCGGCCGCGACTGCCGACTAGCGTATATCCGTGTCTGCTGTGACGACCGATGCGCGGGCCGCGCATGCGGCGGGGGTGCGACGGCTGCTGGAGAGTTACCGCGCCATCCCGCCGGATGCGACGGTGCGGCTCGCCAAACCCACCTCGAACCTGTTCCGCGCGCGTGCCAAGAACACCGTCAGAGGCCTCGACGTGTCCGGGTTGACCGACGTCATCGCGGTGGATCCGCAGACCCGCACCGCCGAGGTGGCCGGTATGTGCACCTACGAGGATCTGGTCGCCGCCACCTTGCCGTATGCGCTGGCGCCGCTGGTGGTTCCGCAGTTGAAGACGATCACCCTCGGGGGCGCCGTCACCGGTCTCGGCATCGAATCCACCTCGTTCCGCAACGGTTTACCGCATGAGTCGGTGCTGGAGATGGACGTGCTGACCGGTGCCGGCGAGGTGCTCACCACCTCCCCCACCCGGCATCCCGACCTGTTCCGGGCGTTTCCGAATTCCTATGGCACGCTGGGTTATGCGGTTCGGCTGAAGATCGAGCTGGAGCCGGTCCGGCCGTTTGTCGCGATCAGACATCTGCGGTTCGGGTCGGTGCCCGACCTGGTCGCGGAGATGGACCGCATCATCGCGGCCGGCGAGTATGACGGCATCCCCGTCGACTACCTCGACGGCGTGGTGTTCAGCGCCCAAGAGAGTTATCTGACACTGGGTTTCAAGACCACCACGCCGGGCCCGGTGAGCGACTACACCGGACAGCAGATCTACTACCGGTCCATCCAGCACGCCGAGGGAGTCAAGCACGACCGGCTCACCATCCACGACTACCTGTGGCGCTGGGATACCGATTGGTTCTGGTGTTCAAGGGCTTTCGGCGCGCAGCACCCGACGATCAGACGGCTCTGGCCACGCCGGCTGCGGCGCAGCAGCTTCTACTGGAAACTGATCTCCTACGATCAGCGGTTCGGCATCGCCGACCGCATCGAGCGGTGGAACGGGCGGCCCCCGCGCGAACGGGTGGTGCAGGACATCGAGGTGCCGCTGGAACGGTGTGCGGAGTTCATCGACTGGTTCCTCGAGTACATCCCGATCGAGCCGATCTGGTTGTGCCCGCTGCGGTTGCGGTCCACCGATCCGGACGGGGTCTGGCCGCTGTATCCGCTGCGTCCGGGCCGCACCTACGTCAACATCGGGTTCTGGTCCTCGGTGCCGGCCGGGGACACCGAGGGTGCCACGAACCGGTTGATCGAACGCAAGGTCAGCGAACTCGACGGCCACAAATCGCTGTATTCCGACGCGTTCTACTCCCCCGACGAGTTCGATGAACTTTATGGTGGTGAGACGTACAAGACCGTCAAGAAGACTTACGATCCCGATGGACGTCTTCTCGACCTGTATGCCAAGGCGGTGCTTCGACGATGACAACGTTCAAAGAACACCCCGGGTTCAAAGAACACCCCGGC contains:
- a CDS encoding YbaB/EbfC family nucleoid-associated protein, translating into MQPGGQPDMSALLAQAQQVQQQLMEAQEALANSEVHGQAGGGLVQVTMKGSGEVVAVTIDPKVVDPDDVETLQDLIVGAIADASKQVTILAQDRLGPLAGGMSGFGLPGM
- a CDS encoding Mur ligase family protein; this encodes MVTLRGRLALAAGTAARWASRATGRGEGAMIGGLIAMTLDRSILRQLGQGRRTALVTGTNGKSTTTRMLAAALGTVGGVATNAEGANMDAGLVSALAVNRDAGLAALEVDEMHTPQVADALRPAVVVLLNLSRDQLDRVGEINHIERTLRAGLARHPDAVVVANCDDVLMTSAAYDSPNVVWVAAGAGWANDSVSCPRSGEVIVRDGAHWYSTGTDFKRPTPQWWFDDTSIHGPDGLCLPMRLALPGVVNRGNATQAVAAAVAMGADPGAAVSAVSGVDEVAGRYRTVSLGDHTVRVLLAKNPAGWQESLSMVDKTAAGVVIAVNGQVPDGEDLSWLWDVRFEHFERTSVVAAGERGTDLAVRLTYADVAHTLVHDTVAAIKSCPPGHVEVIANYTAFLHLNRRLS
- the leuA gene encoding 2-isopropylmalate synthase translates to MTNPIPSPDAYSSVRAITTPSGGRREGQPPWNPQQNSSMPVSRYRSFADEVEHITLPDRTWPDKVIDRAPLWCAVDLRDGNQALIDPMSPARKRRMFDLLVRMGYKEIEVGFPSASQTDYDFVREIITDNAIPDDVTIQVLTQCRPELIEKTFEACQGAPRVIVHFYNSTSILQRRVVFRADREEVKQIAVEGARMCLAEAEKYPGTLWRYEYSPESYTGTELQYAAEVCNAVAEVIEPTPEWPLIVNLPATVEMATPNVYADSIEWMSRRLTPRDSIILSLHPHNDRGTAVAAAELGYQAGADRIEGCLFGNGERTGNVCLVTLGLNLFSRGVDPQIDFSNIDEIRRTVEYCNQLPVHERHPYGGDLVYTAFSGSHQDAINKGFDQMKIDADTAGVDVDDLLWQVPYLPIDPKDVGRTYEAVIRVNSQSGKGGVAYIMKTDHGLVLPRRLQIEFSQVVQAITDGEGGEVSAKEMWDVFAEEYLNPIRPLERIRQKVIASEVDDGVDRIEAVVKVDGVEKEIAGKGNGPLAAFVDALGTVGFDVSVLDYSEHAMSAGEEAQAAAYVEAAVNGTTVWGVGIATSITTASLRAVVSAVNRAAARS
- a CDS encoding DEDDh family exonuclease, translating into MRQGWAPEGWTPQGWAPQGWGRPASEAGAGWAVVDVETTGFRPGQARIVSIAALAVGDDGNVERSVATLLNPGVDPGPTHIHGLTADMLAGQPQFADIVDDLIDILRGRTLVAHNVAFDYAFLVAEAELIDAELPIDSVMCTIELARRMQLGTENLRLETLAAHWGVTQLRAHDALDDALVLTQILKPTLALARERRTWLPLRPVTRRHWPNGRTTHEQLRPLKALASRIPCRYTNPGRYIAGRPLVQGMQVALSAEVTHTHEELIERILHAGLAYTDDITGQTSLVVCNEPNPEHGKGFHAADLGVPLMSDTEFMAALDRVVGGVEIDEFVDTTKAGEQYALF
- a CDS encoding SRPBCC family protein, which translates into the protein MGQVSASNTVLIDAEPQAVLTAISDYETVRPKILTSHYSGYQVLEGGQGAGTVVTWKLQATESRVRDVRATVDVAGRTVIEKDANSSMVTNWTVAPAGPAGSTVTVKTSWTGAGGVKGIFEKIFAPLGLRKIQAEVLENLKREIEQKGT
- a CDS encoding FAD-binding oxidoreductase → MSAVTTDARAAHAAGVRRLLESYRAIPPDATVRLAKPTSNLFRARAKNTVRGLDVSGLTDVIAVDPQTRTAEVAGMCTYEDLVAATLPYALAPLVVPQLKTITLGGAVTGLGIESTSFRNGLPHESVLEMDVLTGAGEVLTTSPTRHPDLFRAFPNSYGTLGYAVRLKIELEPVRPFVAIRHLRFGSVPDLVAEMDRIIAAGEYDGIPVDYLDGVVFSAQESYLTLGFKTTTPGPVSDYTGQQIYYRSIQHAEGVKHDRLTIHDYLWRWDTDWFWCSRAFGAQHPTIRRLWPRRLRRSSFYWKLISYDQRFGIADRIERWNGRPPRERVVQDIEVPLERCAEFIDWFLEYIPIEPIWLCPLRLRSTDPDGVWPLYPLRPGRTYVNIGFWSSVPAGDTEGATNRLIERKVSELDGHKSLYSDAFYSPDEFDELYGGETYKTVKKTYDPDGRLLDLYAKAVLRR
- the recR gene encoding recombination mediator RecR translates to MFEGPVQDLIDELGKLPGIGPKSAQRIAFHLLSVEPPEIDRLTAALNRVRDGVTFCEVCGNVSDAQRCRICSDSRRDASLVCVVEEPKDVQAVERTREFRGRYHVLGGALDPLSGIGPEQLRIRELLNRIGERVDGVDITEVIIATDPNTEGEATATYLVRILRDIPGLTVTRIASGLPMGGDLEFADELTLGRALVGRRAMT
- a CDS encoding Rv3717 family N-acetylmuramoyl-L-alanine amidase, producing MPACLRVGAAFTMRGVAVAVATVLIAASVPASPAAAAPSALAGRIVFLDPGHNGANDASINRQVPTGRGGTKECQTSGSSTDDGYPEHTFNWDTTLRIRAALHQLGVRTAMSRGNDNALGPCVDERAAMANSLKPDAIVSIHADGGPPTGRGFHVLYSSPPLNAVQAGPSVQFAKIMRDQLAASGIPPSTYIGSNGLNPRADIAGLNHAQYPAILVELGNMKNPVDSALMKAPEGRQKYADAVVRGIAAFLSAQARVR
- a CDS encoding type 1 glutamine amidotransferase codes for the protein MSDSVVRIGLVLPDVMGTYGDGGNALVLRQRLRWRGIAAEIVEISLDDPVPATLDLYTLGGAEDYAQRLATRHLRRHPGLQQAAERGAPVLAICAAIQVLGHWYETSAGERVDGIGLLDVTTAPQERRTIGEVVSQPLVEGLSQRLTGFENHRGGTVLGPAAAPLARVITGAGNRAGDGYDGVVQGSVIATYLHGPCLARNPELADLLLSRVVGPLAPLDLPEVEQLRRERLAAARR